One window of Triticum dicoccoides isolate Atlit2015 ecotype Zavitan chromosome 5A, WEW_v2.0, whole genome shotgun sequence genomic DNA carries:
- the LOC119297164 gene encoding putative cytochrome c biosynthesis ccmC-like mitochondrial protein, with product MSVSLLQPYFFMSKTKSYAQILIGSRLFLTAMAIHLSLRVAPPDLQQGGNSRISYVHVPAARMSIVIYIATAINSSLFPLTKHPLFLRSSGTGTEIGAFSTLFMLVTGGFRGRPMWGTFRVWDARLTSVFILFLIYLGALRFQKLPVEPAPISIRAGPIDIPIIKSPVNWWNTSHQPGSISRSGTSIHVPMPIPILSNFANFPFSTRILFVLETRLPIPSFPESPLKEEIEAREGIPLKT from the coding sequence ATGTCAGTTTCGTTATTACAACCTTATTTTTTTATGTCAAAGACAAAAAGCTACGCGCAAATTCTCATTGGATCTCGGTTGTTCTTAACAGCAATGGCTATTCATTTAAGTCTTCGGGTAGCACCACCAGATCTTCAACAAGGTGGAAATTCTCGTATTTCGTATGTACATGTTCCTGCGGCTCGGATGAGTATAGTTATTTATATCGCGACAGCTATAAACAGTTCCTTGTTCCCATTAACAAAACATCCCCTTTTTCTTCGCTCTTCCGGAACCGGTACAGAAATTGGTGCTTTTTCTACTTTGTTTATGTTAGTGACTGGGGGGTTTCGGGGAAGGCCTATGTGGGGTACCTTTCGGGTGTGGGATGCTCGTTTAACTTCTGTATTCATCTTGTTCCTTATTTACCTGGGTGCACTGCGTTTTCAAAAGCTTCCTGTCGAACCGGCTCCTATTTCAATCCGTGCTGGACCGATCGATATACCAATAATAAAGTCTCCAGTCAACTGGTGGAATACATCGCATCAACCTGGGAGCATTAGCCGATCTGGTACATCAATACATGTTCCTATGCCCATTCCAATCTTGTCTAACTTTGCTAACTTCCCCTTCTCTACCCGTATCTTGTTCGTTCTAGAAACACGTCTTCCTATTCCATCTTTTCCCGAATCTCCCTTAAAGGAAGAAATAGAAGCTCGAGAAGGAATACCACTAAAAACCTAG